One window from the genome of Alkalihalobacillus sp. LMS6 encodes:
- a CDS encoding class A sortase: MTTRLKEFLTLGTIIVFLGVGIVLVCSPFIRDYGIESQIARAQTTFSENNLQSLTLDEPPVDFVIERPRLMDVLRQTINSDEPPVVGAISIPDVDVLLPIMDGLTNEHLLAGAATLTTKQEMGSSNYVLFGHHLTNSSLLFGPLLHVQPEMKIFITDKQAIYEFIITETNVISERDTQFLISTDEPALTLFTCDTSQPTTNRFMVRATLDSTYIYENESEKAIQFVQ, translated from the coding sequence ATGACGACTCGATTAAAGGAGTTTCTCACACTCGGTACGATTATTGTATTTTTAGGAGTTGGCATCGTCTTAGTGTGCTCTCCTTTCATTCGAGATTACGGGATCGAATCTCAGATTGCACGGGCTCAAACTACATTCTCTGAAAACAATCTGCAATCACTCACTTTGGATGAACCACCGGTAGATTTCGTTATTGAACGTCCTCGTTTAATGGATGTACTCCGGCAAACGATCAATAGCGATGAGCCGCCGGTTGTTGGTGCGATTTCAATACCTGATGTAGATGTTTTACTTCCGATTATGGATGGACTAACAAATGAACACTTGTTAGCTGGCGCAGCAACGCTGACAACGAAGCAAGAAATGGGGTCTAGTAACTATGTGTTGTTTGGTCATCATTTAACGAACTCATCCTTATTATTTGGGCCTTTGCTTCACGTACAACCTGAAATGAAAATTTTCATTACAGACAAACAAGCAATTTATGAATTTATTATTACAGAAACTAACGTTATTTCCGAGCGTGATACACAGTTTCTTATATCAACAGATGAACCAGCTCTAACATTGTTCACATGTGACACCAGTCAACCAACGACAAATCGGTTTATGGTTCGGGCAACTCTTGATTCTACGTATATCTACGAAAATGAATCAGAAAAAGCGATACAGTTCGTTCAATAA
- a CDS encoding DUF916 and DUF3324 domain-containing protein gives MKRLSFALLITFVLLLPGIPTVQASEFNFSVTTVIPENQIDPNKTYYDLLMEPGAEQTVEILLRNDTDADVIIAPAVHAASTNTNGVVEYGESHDEPDPSLLYPLEDLVTTDKEIVVPANGTYTLLLHISMPDEAFDGVLAGGITLQETMEENQNESAEEGLSIDNQYAYVVGIVLQQNQSEIEPELALHDVYADQLNARNVIMSTIQNAQPMYVNQLSVQAKVKDESGEVLYESETESMQMAPNSNFSYPLSLNGQPLEAGEYMMELTATAMGEEWHWSEPFSIEEDQAAALNETDVTIPAPDYTWLYVAIGIACLVIAFFLILYYQRKKHKKLLIDAINKQRASAS, from the coding sequence ATGAAACGACTTAGCTTTGCCCTTCTCATTACTTTCGTGCTTCTACTACCAGGAATTCCAACTGTACAAGCATCAGAGTTTAACTTCTCTGTCACAACTGTCATCCCAGAAAATCAAATCGACCCAAATAAAACCTATTATGACCTTTTAATGGAGCCTGGTGCAGAACAAACGGTCGAGATTTTATTGCGTAACGATACGGATGCAGATGTCATCATTGCTCCTGCTGTACATGCTGCATCAACGAATACAAACGGTGTCGTTGAATACGGCGAATCTCATGACGAGCCAGACCCTTCCCTTCTCTATCCATTAGAAGATTTGGTAACGACAGATAAGGAAATCGTTGTGCCAGCAAATGGAACGTACACTCTGCTTTTACACATCTCAATGCCTGACGAGGCGTTTGATGGAGTACTAGCAGGGGGTATTACACTGCAAGAGACAATGGAAGAAAATCAGAATGAATCTGCTGAGGAAGGATTGTCGATTGATAATCAATATGCCTATGTCGTTGGCATCGTCTTACAGCAAAACCAATCAGAGATTGAGCCAGAGTTAGCGTTACATGATGTTTATGCTGATCAATTAAACGCGCGAAATGTCATTATGTCTACCATTCAAAATGCACAGCCCATGTATGTGAATCAGCTGTCCGTTCAAGCAAAAGTGAAAGACGAATCTGGAGAGGTGTTGTACGAATCTGAAACAGAGAGTATGCAAATGGCTCCTAATTCAAATTTTTCATACCCACTTTCTCTAAACGGGCAACCCCTTGAAGCTGGTGAATACATGATGGAATTGACCGCAACCGCTATGGGCGAAGAGTGGCATTGGAGTGAACCTTTCAGTATTGAAGAAGATCAAGCTGCTGCATTGAATGAGACAGACGTAACGATTCCAGCTCCAGATTATACGTGGCTTTATGTGGCGATTGGCATTGCATGTTTAGTGATCGCATTCTTCCTAATCCTGTATTATCAACGGAAAAAACACAAAAAGCTTCTGATTGACGCAATCAATAAACAGCGCGCTTCTGCGAGTTAA
- a CDS encoding WxL domain-containing protein — MKKISRIAVAATLAFALLSTGNIVLAESKSVNYDSNAQIKFKSNDDITQPVDPENPDPENPVDPIDPTDPEGPNPGTPGPLSIDYASSFQFGEHKITSANETYYAAPQTYKNTDKVSPLYVQVTDNRGLESGWSLSVVQNGQFETEAGQVLDGAAITVNNAAVESISNSKKPSHVEQSFTLTPGAESTPLAAKNGEGAGTFTYRFGTSETADSSVELNVPGATTKYAQAYSTTLTWTLADTPANENK, encoded by the coding sequence ATGAAAAAAATATCGCGCATTGCTGTTGCTGCTACTTTAGCTTTTGCCCTTTTATCTACAGGAAATATCGTCTTAGCAGAGTCAAAATCAGTCAACTATGATTCAAATGCACAAATTAAGTTTAAGTCAAATGATGACATCACACAGCCAGTTGACCCTGAAAACCCTGATCCAGAAAACCCGGTTGATCCAATTGATCCCACAGATCCTGAAGGGCCAAATCCTGGTACACCTGGTCCGTTGAGTATTGATTATGCGTCATCATTTCAGTTTGGCGAGCATAAGATTACTTCAGCAAACGAAACCTACTACGCTGCTCCCCAAACTTATAAGAATACGGATAAAGTAAGTCCGTTGTATGTGCAAGTGACGGATAACCGTGGACTCGAAAGCGGTTGGTCATTATCTGTTGTCCAAAATGGGCAGTTTGAAACGGAAGCAGGTCAAGTATTAGATGGTGCGGCGATTACTGTGAATAATGCTGCGGTTGAGTCTATTTCAAACTCTAAGAAGCCTTCTCATGTAGAACAATCCTTCACGCTAACACCTGGAGCAGAAAGCACACCTTTAGCTGCGAAAAATGGTGAAGGCGCTGGGACATTTACGTATCGATTCGGAACAAGTGAAACAGCTGACTCGAGCGTTGAATTAAATGTTCCAGGCGCAACAACAAAATATGCGCAGGCGTATTCAACAACCTTAACGTGGACACTTGCTGATACACCAGCTAATGAAAATAAGTAA
- a CDS encoding WxL domain-containing protein yields the protein MKKALLLVALATVTVSLSSIAHAEESVGATYDSNGKVIFTPYEGVTDPLDPENPDPENPVDPVDPTDPEGPNPGTTGPLSIDYASSLDFGENEISSQDRIYPAKAQQLHGGRYVPNYVQISDNRGTNTGWVLSVQQNGQFKNENTQHGTLTGAAITFSDPTVNGTLNNVDPPSATASFSLDPEGDSSIVMFADEDKGAGTWINHFGEVDQATNLTPAIELFVPGATPKDSTEYRTTLTWNLSDVPSND from the coding sequence ATGAAGAAAGCACTTCTTCTAGTTGCCTTAGCAACCGTTACAGTGTCATTGAGCAGCATCGCCCATGCTGAAGAAAGTGTCGGGGCTACATATGACTCAAATGGAAAAGTAATATTCACCCCTTATGAAGGCGTAACAGACCCGCTAGATCCAGAAAACCCTGATCCAGAAAACCCGGTTGATCCAGTTGATCCGACAGATCCTGAAGGACCGAATCCAGGCACGACAGGCCCATTAAGTATTGATTATGCATCAAGTTTAGATTTTGGTGAGAATGAGATTTCATCACAAGATCGCATTTACCCAGCCAAAGCACAACAACTACATGGCGGCCGCTATGTCCCAAACTATGTACAAATTTCGGATAATCGCGGAACAAACACTGGTTGGGTTTTGAGCGTTCAACAAAATGGTCAATTTAAAAATGAAAATACGCAACATGGCACGTTAACAGGTGCTGCAATTACATTTAGCGATCCAACTGTCAATGGTACTTTGAATAACGTTGATCCGCCTTCAGCCACAGCATCATTTTCACTAGATCCTGAAGGCGATTCGTCGATTGTCATGTTTGCTGATGAGGATAAGGGTGCAGGAACGTGGATCAACCACTTTGGTGAAGTGGATCAAGCAACGAATCTAACACCAGCTATTGAACTTTTTGTCCCTGGAGCAACACCAAAAGATAGTACTGAGTACCGTACAACATTAACTTGGAATTTATCTGACGTCCCTAGTAACGACTAA
- a CDS encoding LPXTG cell wall anchor domain-containing protein: MSDFKEYSLMKGGEDVKRNTPLLLIGLLLCVAFTFSPFITKADTETDAGVGFFGEYPEQPVEQVIDSPLDVLPQTGDRSPLLIILSGFVCIAIAIVLFIRLKQPKFKVK, from the coding sequence ATGAGTGATTTTAAAGAATACTCCCTTATGAAAGGGGGTGAGGATGTTAAACGGAATACACCGCTGCTTCTTATAGGGCTGTTGCTATGTGTGGCATTTACCTTCTCTCCCTTCATAACAAAGGCAGATACCGAGACAGACGCTGGTGTTGGATTTTTCGGCGAATACCCTGAGCAACCGGTGGAACAAGTCATTGATAGTCCTTTAGATGTTTTGCCACAAACAGGCGACCGCTCCCCTCTTTTAATCATCTTGAGTGGCTTCGTCTGTATCGCAATTGCAATTGTTTTATTCATACGACTGAAACAACCAAAATTCAAAGTGAAATGA
- a CDS encoding WxL domain-containing protein, whose product MHNLDLNSRQLIHQRYLCIVLSCLLIISSIPLQEIAVDAEEEAKQRPTPLSLKNDDRISQDYLIEIELDPSLAEDESRWVLTLPGGLIWVNEEDDEHLEYIAEKSELHSKALTETQSFVFQIEHPGTYTIPVSSFNLDEEEIIYEAFVFERAQPEAPPIEADEEVEEVEETEPDEIVEEEKEIDNIEPDESTEPDPIVPAPDPSEQIAEEAPESSPIIEEEDQKETVAENDEEKQAEAPPEEQKPVEENTTSDDVETLVHEETFPSFVEEDPDSDLEQQVEEVKNRFTTSAIEVSNVNTIPNPPVSGPNVGELFTFAGDQNVAQHRSSNVRVLADGTRNKSSAMWFNEQVDLNQSFQTSMFLYINGATPNQTQIADGLTFTMHGDGRGLQAIGQNGESLGAYGTIRNSSYRGYIERALSFEFDTYHNGDFSDRGMRNQSHTAVVGPNVTDTTGTWPWPWRPQNPRMVHSDITYRQIISNSWQPFTVQWEKGSRNSGTLSYTFAGQTTRYEVRDYQSLFGSNRVHWGFTGATGQEVGMYAIAYADLPQRPRAQKTVRNVTTGETRFQEQSTAYPGDILEYELTLENPAENGLGAVWPNVQVTDPLPNGLTYVANGSRDKPSRINGQQLTFNRGDFGVGQSKTVRFRVQVDDRASGSLINQAYATATSGAFQGQVSTNESTITLNKIGIEADAVPQTFSVGTDPTTWKATDFVKNIRIKPDLLNQSVRVVGFAGAFPDVSKPGVYSVGVKMESTIYSNVTQIIQVPVTIVDGALSLVVPDLDFGTQTISSRHERYFGEADNGELIITDTRYVKNRWSLTVQQQQPFRDKNSGTELSANLFYIDNDSQQLINEHAAVIASGKITSGSTDIISRRWQNDKNSKIGFFLDVPAGTGNVNRSYETEITWTLQDVPANE is encoded by the coding sequence ATGCACAATCTTGATTTAAATAGCCGTCAGCTGATTCATCAACGTTATCTTTGTATTGTTTTATCATGCTTACTTATTATTTCTTCTATCCCTCTTCAAGAGATTGCTGTAGATGCGGAAGAGGAAGCAAAACAACGGCCCACACCATTGTCTCTTAAAAACGATGACAGGATTAGTCAAGACTATCTTATCGAAATTGAGCTTGATCCCTCGTTAGCAGAAGACGAAAGTCGCTGGGTACTCACACTACCCGGTGGGCTAATTTGGGTGAATGAAGAGGATGATGAGCACCTAGAATACATAGCTGAAAAATCTGAACTACATAGTAAAGCTTTAACAGAGACACAATCATTCGTCTTTCAAATCGAACATCCGGGAACGTATACCATTCCTGTATCTTCTTTCAATTTAGATGAAGAAGAAATCATATACGAAGCGTTTGTTTTTGAACGCGCTCAACCAGAAGCACCGCCTATTGAGGCGGATGAAGAAGTTGAAGAAGTTGAAGAAACAGAACCTGACGAAATAGTAGAAGAAGAAAAAGAAATCGACAACATTGAACCAGATGAATCAACCGAACCAGACCCAATTGTTCCTGCACCTGATCCGTCAGAACAAATCGCAGAGGAAGCTCCTGAATCCTCTCCTATTATCGAAGAAGAGGATCAGAAAGAAACAGTTGCAGAAAACGATGAGGAAAAACAAGCAGAGGCTCCGCCGGAAGAACAAAAGCCTGTTGAAGAGAACACAACGAGCGACGATGTGGAAACCTTAGTACATGAAGAAACGTTTCCCTCTTTTGTTGAAGAAGATCCGGATAGCGATCTTGAGCAGCAAGTCGAAGAAGTGAAAAACCGCTTTACAACATCGGCCATAGAAGTGTCAAATGTGAACACGATTCCGAACCCGCCTGTTAGTGGACCAAACGTCGGTGAGCTATTTACGTTTGCTGGAGATCAGAATGTTGCGCAACATCGAAGTTCAAATGTTCGCGTCCTCGCAGACGGTACCCGCAATAAATCATCAGCCATGTGGTTTAACGAACAAGTGGACTTGAATCAATCATTCCAGACATCGATGTTTTTGTATATCAATGGCGCGACACCAAACCAAACGCAAATTGCGGATGGGCTGACGTTTACCATGCACGGGGATGGTCGCGGGTTACAAGCTATTGGGCAAAATGGTGAATCTTTAGGCGCTTACGGTACAATACGAAACTCGTCTTATAGAGGGTATATTGAACGTGCTCTATCGTTCGAATTTGATACGTATCATAATGGCGACTTTAGTGACCGAGGAATGCGAAACCAAAGTCATACAGCCGTTGTTGGACCGAATGTTACAGATACAACAGGGACTTGGCCTTGGCCTTGGCGGCCGCAGAACCCAAGAATGGTGCATTCTGACATCACGTATCGCCAAATTATTAGCAACAGCTGGCAACCGTTTACCGTTCAGTGGGAAAAGGGCTCTCGGAATAGCGGCACCCTCTCGTACACGTTTGCCGGTCAAACAACTCGTTACGAAGTGAGGGATTATCAAAGTCTATTCGGCAGCAATCGGGTTCATTGGGGCTTTACCGGAGCAACTGGGCAAGAAGTGGGGATGTATGCCATCGCCTACGCTGATTTGCCTCAGCGTCCAAGAGCACAAAAAACCGTACGAAACGTGACAACTGGCGAAACCAGATTTCAAGAACAGTCGACTGCATACCCTGGCGATATCCTTGAATATGAACTTACACTTGAAAACCCAGCTGAAAACGGTTTAGGTGCTGTGTGGCCGAATGTTCAAGTGACAGACCCTCTTCCAAACGGACTGACGTATGTTGCAAATGGCTCTAGAGATAAACCAAGCCGAATCAACGGGCAACAACTCACTTTTAATCGAGGAGATTTTGGAGTTGGTCAATCAAAAACCGTACGATTTCGCGTTCAAGTAGATGACCGCGCATCGGGTTCACTCATTAATCAAGCCTATGCTACTGCGACGAGCGGCGCGTTTCAAGGGCAGGTGTCGACAAATGAATCGACGATCACATTAAACAAAATTGGCATTGAAGCTGATGCTGTTCCGCAAACGTTTTCCGTTGGTACGGACCCAACAACTTGGAAAGCCACTGACTTTGTAAAAAACATCCGAATTAAACCAGACTTGTTAAATCAATCGGTACGCGTTGTCGGTTTTGCAGGAGCTTTTCCTGACGTATCAAAGCCTGGCGTATATTCTGTCGGTGTAAAAATGGAAAGCACCATCTATTCCAACGTCACTCAAATTATTCAAGTACCTGTAACGATTGTTGATGGTGCCTTATCTTTAGTCGTTCCAGATTTAGACTTCGGCACGCAAACGATTTCCTCAAGGCACGAACGCTATTTTGGTGAAGCCGACAATGGAGAACTTATTATTACCGACACCCGTTATGTGAAAAATCGTTGGTCGTTAACGGTGCAACAACAACAACCGTTTCGAGATAAAAACTCAGGGACAGAATTATCAGCAAATTTATTCTATATCGACAATGATAGCCAACAACTCATTAATGAACACGCTGCTGTCATTGCGAGTGGAAAAATCACAAGCGGATCAACTGACATCATTTCTAGACGTTGGCAAAATGACAAGAACTCAAAAATTGGTTTCTTTCTCGATGTTCCTGCGGGTACTGGTAACGTCAATCGTTCTTATGAGACTGAAATTACGTGGACCTTACAGGATGTGCCTGCCAATGAGTGA
- a CDS encoding DUF2777 family protein has translation MKRYTCRSVALFVIIAIRLLDKGEDEMDRYEAQQHIGKLLVIDLGENGMYLGELLSVLTEPKKPWRGNVRIKAVLTLPEFIFQNDTIAIHEIPYAEDDVDTFASQYLKTKSTHTHIESYIDSILTDLKRRHIRLKNDGSPSSAELEALEVYIKTMTSQKRKKNRSLTQNDQSEEATIPAYVEYTFHADGQDYYLQDSKGDQLPLTATHFDYTWDQQGHLVTGKYEGDGIFIRENGSRFIPNEGDLILIDKEQFNPYSIFKTELEPAALQGFEHNLALHQISHKDLVHCYNSLIDQMNLPAHLPAREVIDKAVHAFHKTLTKEELDRLWHLNYLRHDLMNFETISPAQIHFLKEVRQALFFDPDDHNSETQHHKDARYAQS, from the coding sequence ATGAAGCGCTACACTTGCAGGAGTGTGGCGCTGTTCGTTATAATAGCGATAAGATTACTTGATAAAGGTGAGGATGAAATGGATCGGTATGAAGCGCAACAACATATTGGCAAACTTCTCGTCATCGATCTCGGTGAAAACGGAATGTATTTAGGCGAGCTGCTTTCAGTCCTGACCGAGCCAAAGAAACCTTGGCGTGGCAACGTTCGAATTAAAGCAGTGTTAACATTACCTGAATTTATTTTCCAAAACGACACAATCGCCATTCACGAGATTCCATATGCGGAAGATGATGTGGATACATTTGCTAGTCAATATTTAAAAACAAAATCAACGCATACTCATATTGAATCCTATATTGATTCAATTTTAACGGACTTAAAACGTCGTCACATTCGTTTAAAAAATGACGGATCGCCGTCATCAGCTGAACTTGAAGCATTAGAAGTGTATATTAAAACAATGACGAGTCAAAAGCGTAAGAAAAATCGTTCGTTAACGCAGAATGATCAATCGGAAGAAGCCACCATTCCCGCTTATGTTGAATATACGTTTCACGCTGATGGTCAAGACTATTACCTGCAAGACTCTAAAGGAGACCAACTCCCACTCACTGCTACACACTTTGACTATACCTGGGATCAACAAGGTCACCTCGTAACAGGAAAATACGAAGGAGATGGCATTTTTATTCGCGAAAATGGCAGTCGGTTTATCCCAAATGAAGGGGACTTGATTTTAATCGATAAGGAACAGTTTAATCCTTATTCCATCTTCAAAACTGAACTTGAACCAGCCGCATTACAAGGGTTTGAACACAATCTCGCTTTGCACCAGATATCCCATAAAGATTTGGTTCACTGCTACAATTCCTTAATTGATCAAATGAACCTTCCAGCGCATCTTCCTGCTAGAGAAGTGATCGATAAAGCCGTACATGCTTTTCACAAAACATTAACAAAAGAAGAACTTGATCGTTTATGGCATCTCAATTATTTGCGCCATGATTTAATGAATTTTGAAACGATATCACCAGCACAAATTCACTTTCTTAAAGAAGTGAGACAAGCGCTTTTTTTCGATCCTGACGACCATAACAGTGAAACCCAACATCATAAGGATGCGCGCTATGCACAATCTTGA
- a CDS encoding toxic anion resistance protein, giving the protein MNELLKKLDNLGEVEQREAGESLEALKRPVREMMGDDSNTLPKQLHELREVVGQLEPDHLKDSQLKKLFNRVIRRNPVEQYVRRYQTVEAQVDHIVEGLLTGKDKLQEDNVMLKELKVVAKERITNLNEQISMGQELHEMLEKEMTSEKWADNANELKKGQVKVTTRMKNMQQAVMVLQQSLASVDLIMENNEKLEEAIFNAITMTKNIITVTASIQLALTNQKKVISAVQNVNQATESMLLSNAELLKQNTEETLKTLEEPAIALDAFRKAYDNVYKAIELTEESNERIVTSGKQFIEEMDKLNSEMQTKLLNR; this is encoded by the coding sequence ATGAATGAACTTCTTAAGAAACTTGATAACTTAGGTGAGGTAGAACAGCGTGAAGCTGGGGAATCATTAGAAGCATTAAAGCGGCCAGTACGTGAAATGATGGGTGATGATTCCAACACCTTGCCAAAACAGCTACATGAACTACGAGAAGTTGTCGGTCAACTCGAGCCCGATCATTTAAAAGATTCGCAGCTGAAAAAATTATTTAATCGCGTCATTCGCCGTAACCCTGTTGAGCAGTATGTTCGTCGGTATCAAACGGTAGAGGCTCAGGTCGATCATATTGTTGAGGGATTGCTCACTGGTAAAGATAAATTACAAGAAGATAATGTCATGCTTAAAGAACTTAAAGTCGTTGCCAAAGAAAGAATTACAAATTTAAACGAGCAAATTTCTATGGGGCAAGAGCTTCATGAAATGTTAGAAAAAGAAATGACGTCTGAAAAATGGGCTGACAACGCCAATGAATTGAAAAAAGGCCAAGTAAAAGTGACTACAAGAATGAAAAATATGCAGCAAGCGGTAATGGTTCTGCAACAATCTCTCGCGTCTGTTGACCTTATAATGGAAAACAACGAAAAGCTTGAAGAAGCCATTTTTAATGCCATTACTATGACGAAAAACATTATTACGGTTACCGCATCGATTCAGCTTGCGTTAACAAATCAGAAGAAAGTAATATCAGCCGTTCAAAACGTCAATCAAGCAACTGAATCCATGCTGCTTTCAAATGCAGAATTATTAAAGCAAAATACAGAAGAAACGTTAAAAACATTAGAAGAACCAGCAATTGCTTTAGACGCATTTCGGAAAGCATACGATAATGTGTATAAAGCGATTGAACTGACTGAAGAATCGAATGAGCGCATTGTCACGAGCGGTAAACAATTTATTGAAGAGATGGATAAATTAAACTCTGAGATGCAAACAAAGCTTTTAAACCGATAA